The genome window TGTTTGATATCCTGTTTTGTTTTACAGGCAGTTGCTGAAAGACCCTCAGGTGCTGTTTGCAGGTTACAAGGTGCCCCATCCTCTTGAGCATAAAATTGTTATCCGTGTACAGACCACCCCTGACTACAGTCCACAGGAAGCCTTTACAAATGCCATCACTGATTTGATCAGTGAGCTATCACTGCTGGAGGAACGGTTCCGAGTAAGTTCATGTTTGGAGATTGAAGCACTGGTGCTGACAAAACTAATTAATCTTAGCGGAGATTAAAAAACGCTGTTTTGGATGTGTTTCACTAAATTGGACATCTATCATTGTGCAGCTGAGGCAATGCAGTAGTTTAGAGCAGTGTCCATTCATGTCTGTCTGGATGAGTCCTAAATGTCATGTGACTGTGTGTAGAGGACAAAAATCTTGACATTGCCGCTGCGGTCAGTCTCCTTGGACGCCATATGCCTGGTTGGTGTGAGAATTGAAATGCCACACAGATGTTGCACTAGATATGCTCTTTGAATTTTGGGGATAATGCATATTATTGTAAAAGTATAAAGGGAGTTTACTGTTTAACCAGCTCATATACCTGACCTGAGAATGCCATGGCCTTAACCTTGCCATTTCCTGTAGTCTCTACTCCCATGGCCTTGACCACTGACCAAGTTATCTCCATCCACTTATTTGTAtcaactgagttctgatgaaaggtcatcaatcagtagcgttaactctgtttctctccacaactgctgccatacctgctgaatatttcttatTTTTATCCCTTACCAAACACATCCCCCTGCCCCTCCTAATCTTTCTTCCTTCTGCAACTGGCACAGAAATAACTTCCAACTCACTAACAACTACACCTTTAAACACCTAACTGTCTAgcccaggggtctgcaacctgcggCTCTTTAACATCTAatttgcagctcccaaccttttccagttggatcataTTAACTTGAAAAAAGCCTGTGGGCATAAAAAGCTAATCGTTATGCTGCACTTTATGGTTGCAAATGATTTTAACAAAAGACATGATCATGTTCTAAATAAATGTGtttgagtggtatagctacaccacgGTTATAGATAGTGCCTTTGCttcaaggaacaggttttatggttgcgaccattattgtttctagtaTAGATgaaatgataaattattctgaatgtgcttttAAAACAgagtgtccaacatacagcccgtgggCCAGTATCCAGTCCGCCAAAGGATTGTATCCGGCCCGCCAATGAGCCTGTGGCTTGGCTCTGATTGACAGCTTCCCCCGTACGTCAGGCTGAGGGGGTAGGGGGAACCCATGTCTGACGGGTGAGGGACCCCTACCTGTGATTGATCACTCTCTGTGACTGACAGGGACCGCCCAGGCTGCGTTAGCGCTGATTGATGGAATGCGGCACAGGTGCCCTGGGATCAGCCGCCCTTGCTGCTTTCAGTAAATGTCCTGTATCCTGCACGCTGGGCAAGTTCCCGCCTCTGCTTGCCCCACCTTTTGTAAAATAGGCATGGTAATTATCCggttgtgggaatggctgctgcagggaacACGAAGTGAGGAACACAGAGTGGAGAGTGaagtgggagggggggaagagagaactagagtcatagagtcatttatttacgacaaaaaggaggccattcggcccatcaagtgcaTGTTGGCTCTCTACGGagatatgcagtcagtcccacttcccagcccaatccccatagtcctgcaagtctatttctctcaggtagccatTCACTTCCTCTAGAAGTAATTGatagtttccacttccaccacccccgtGGGtagcgagctccaggtcattaccacctgctgcgtaaaaaaagtgctttctcatattccccctgcatcttttgcccaaaacatgCAATTTGTGTCCCCTTATCCTAtagggagggaaagagacagagacacacacacagagtgtggggagagggggtggagagagatcaAGTTCTCTCCCGACAGATGGAAAAGTATCCAGaatatcactacatcaagtgtgcaggcagagattgattacttgtgcaagcaaaaacaatgctagATAtgccactaaatcagttttcaatatagtaacgagaaagtaagttaataaattagtcttctcatttaaagcttcttcacaaaaatggacatttgttgttttgatagtggaatgaatttttaatgcctttatctttctgaaacttGCTTACCGGCCCCCTATGTAGGGAAAaagttgtaatgtggccccccaaggGAAAAGGTTGgataacatagaaaaataggagcaggagtaggccattcggcccttcgagcctgcgccgccattcaatacgatcatggctgatcatccaaactcagtaccctgttcccgctttctccccgtatcccttgatccctttagccctaagaacttatCTAACTGTTGAaattatttaatgatttggcctcaactgctttctgtggtagagaattccacaggttcagcactctctaggtgaagaaatccttcctcatctcagtcctaaatggcttaccccttatccttagattgtgacccctggtcctggactcccccgccatcggtaacatccttcctgcatctagtctgtccagtcctgttagaattttgtaggtttctatgcgatcctctctcattattctaaactccagcgaatacaagcctaatcgacccaatctttcttcatacgtcagtcctgccatcccaggaatcagtctggtgagcctttgctgcactccctccatagcaagaacatccttcctcagataaggagaccaaaactgcacacaatactccagatgtggcctcaccaaggccttgtataattgcagcaagacatccttgctcctgtactcaaatcctctcgctatgaaggccaacataccatttgccttcttaactgcctgctgcacctgcatgcttactttctgtgcacaaggacacccaggtctcgctgcacctccctctttcccaatctatcgccattcagataatctgcctttctgtttttaccaccaaagtggatagcctcacatttatccacattatactgcatctgccatgtatttgtccactcactcaacctgtccaaatcacactggagcttctgtgcatcctcctcacagctcacactgccacccagctttgtgtcatctgcaaacttggataaattacatttaattccctcatctattccctgtggtaccccactagtcactgcctgccactcggaaaaagaccgtgtattcctactctttgtttcctgtctgccaaccagttctccatccatgtcagtaccttactcccaatcccatgtgcgttaattttgcacgctaatctcttatgtgggaccttatcgaaagccttctgaaagtccaaatgacccacatccactggttctcccttatctgttctactagttacatcctcaaaaaattccagtaggtttgtgaagcatgatttccctttcgtaaatccatgttgactttgtccaatcctgtcattgttttccaagtgctttgctattacatcttttataacagACTCTAATATTTTCCTCACTGCtgctgtcaggctaaccggtctataattccctgttttctctccatcacctattttaaatagtggggttgcattacctatcctccaatccgttggaactgttccagagtccatagaattctGAAAAatgaccatctgccatttctagggccacttccttaagtactctgggatgtagactatcaggcccgggggatttatcggccttcaatcccatcaatttgcctaacaccatttctctactaatactgatttcatacagttcctccttctcactagaccctatgttccccaacatttctgggaagtaatctgtgtcctcttttgtgaagacagaaacaaagtatgtatttaattggtctgccatttctttgttccccattataaattaccctgtttctgactgtaaggggcccacatttgtcttcactaatctttttctcttcacatgtctatagaagtttttatgttctctgcaagcttactctcacactctattttccccttcttaatcaatccctttgtcctcctttgctgaattctaaactgctcccaatccgcaggtttgctgcttgttctggccattttatatttctcctccttggatctaatactatccctaatttcttttgtaagccatggttgagccacccttcctgttttatttttgcaccagacaggaatgtacAATTGTTGTAATCCTGTATTAGAAGCTTTGTTTTAATCACGAGGATCAATAGCTGAAAAAAGTATCTTAATTCTACAtatcttagtttaaaaaaaaaagtcaaaaaatgctttcatagagttatacagcacagaaacaggtccttcaacccatcgtgtttgtgctggccatcaagcacctatctattctaatcccattttccagcacttgttcctagccttgtatgctcatataaatacttaactgttgtgagggttcttgcctctaccattccttcaggcagtgtttttgctagtttacattcatattctattctccctttctttatcaattccttggtcctcctttgctgtattataaaatccaaccaatcctcaggtttactactgtttctggccaagccttcaggcagtgtgttccagattccaaccaccctctgggtgaatttttttcccctcaaatctcctcgaaacctcctgccccttaacttaaatctattttcccgtgttattgacacctccgctaagggaaaaagtttcttcctatctaccatatctctgcccctcataattttgtataccacagtCAGgtcccaccctcagccttctctgctctaaggaaaacaaccctagcctatccagtctccatatctgaaatgctccagccaggcaacatcctggtgaatctcctctgcatcctctccagtgcaataacatccttcctatagtggggcgaccagaactgtacatagtactccaactgtggcctaactagcgttattcatttccatcataacctccctgctcttaaaataTATGcctttgctaataaaggcaagtatcccatatgccttcataaccgccttatctacctgtgctgctgttgtcagaagtccttctgaccctctatacttcctagggtcccctaccatccattgtatattcccttgccttattagtcgttccaaaatgcatcacctcacacttctcgggcctaaattccatttgccactgctctgcccatcttcccagcccatctacatagtcctgtaatctaaggctttcctcctcgctatttacgacaccaccaaatttcgtgtcatctgcaaacttactgatcatacctcctatattcacatctaaatcattaatgtacactacaaacagcaagggtcccagcaccgatccctgcggtacaccactggtcacaggcttccagtcacaaaaacaacccttgaccatcaccctctgcctcctgccattaagccagttttggatccagtttgccaaattgtcctggaccccttggaccaatctcccatgcaggaccttatcaaaagccttactgaagtccatgtagactacatcaactgctttaccctcatctacgcacctagtcatctcctcgaaaaattcagatttgttagacatgatctgcccctgacaaagccatgctgactatccttgattaatccctgcctctccaagtggagattcatcctgtccctcagaattttttccaatagtttccctaccactggtgttagactcactggcctgtaattacctggtttatccctagtacccttcttgaataatggtaccacattcgctgtcctccagtcctctggcaactcctgtggccagagaggatttgaaaatttgtgtcagagcccctgcaatcattACAGTCTCAttacttgcctcacatagcagcctgggatacatctaatctgggcctggggatttatccacttttaagcccgctaaaactgctaatacctcctccctttcaatgctaatttgctcaagtatatcacagtccccctccctgatctctacacttacatcgtccttctccatagtgaccgcaaatgaaaagtaatcatttaaaacatcacctacgtcctccgattccacacacattgccactttggtgcctaatgggccctactcttttcctggttatcctcttgcccttaatatacttataaaacgccttgggatttttctttatcttgcccgccagtgttttttcatgtcccctcttagctctcctaattacttttttaagtacccccctgcactttctatactcctctaggtactctgctgttttcagccgtctgaatctgccataagcctcctttttttccttatccaatcctctatatcccttgacatccagggttccctggacttgttggtcctactcttcacctttacggcaacatgttggccctgaactctcactgtttcctttttgaatgacttccactggtctgatgtagaccttcATACATGTAGCTGcccccagtccattttggccagatcctgttttatcatattgaaatcggccttcccccaattcagtacctttatttccggtccatctttgtccttttccatatctaccttagagttatagtttagtttagtttagagatacagcactgaaacaggcccttcagcccaccgagtctgtgccgaccatcaaccacccatttatactaatcctacactaattccatattcctaccccatccccaccttccctatatttccctaccacctacctatactaggggcagtttataatggctaattaacctatcaaccagcaagtctttggcatgtgggaggaaaccggagcacccggaggaaatggtcactatctccgaaatgctcccccactgacacttctaccacttgtccggcttcattccttaggattagatccagtactgccccgtctcttgtaggactttctacgtgctggctcaaaaagctgtcctggatgcactttaagaattccgccccctttaaaccttttacaccaggactatcccagttaatattggggaagttgaaatcccctactgttattatcctattatttttacacctctctgagatttgcctacatatctgctcctctatctctccctgactgtttggaggcctgtagtacactcccagcaaagtgattgcccccgttttgtttttaagttctacccatatggcctcatttgaggaaccttctaagatatcatccctccttactgcagtaattgactccttgatcaacagtgcaatatcatctcctcttttacacccg of Heterodontus francisci isolate sHetFra1 chromosome 30, sHetFra1.hap1, whole genome shotgun sequence contains these proteins:
- the polr2j gene encoding DNA-directed RNA polymerase II subunit RPB11-a isoform X2, which encodes MNAPPAFESFLLFEGEKKITIIKDTKVPNACLFTINKEDHTLGNTIRSQLLKDPQVLFAGYKVPHPLEHKIVIRVQTTPDYSPQEAFTNAITDLISELSLLEERFRQFDLTYFS